One region of Wyeomyia smithii strain HCP4-BCI-WySm-NY-G18 chromosome 3, ASM2978416v1, whole genome shotgun sequence genomic DNA includes:
- the LOC129727436 gene encoding knob-associated histidine-rich protein-like isoform X2, with protein sequence MKFDMLLPILLVLVISLLNNVGSSDLESFSSESVHHDLHHHDLHHHDLTHVDLHHHHADLHTELHHHDVIEQHGNHLHHAHHDVVVSTPQASGFWKKSFVWKPRWVKSWQGKKIYVAVWKHVWGPVQVSEWVPIPKPPPGWVKH encoded by the exons ATGCTTTTACCAATATTGTTAGTATTAGTGATATCCTTATTAAACAACGTTGGATCGAGCGACTTAGAAAG TTTCTCTAGCGAATCTGTACATCACGATCTGCACCACCACGACCTGCATCACCACGATCTGACGCACGTTGACCTGCACCATCATCATGCCGACCTTCACACCGAATTGCACCACCACGATGTCATCGAACAGCACGGGAATCACCTGCATCATGCGCATCACGACGTTGTGGTATCCACACCGCAGGCGTCCGGCTTCTGGAAGAAGAGTTTTGTGTGGAAGCCGCGCTGGGTCAAATCATGGCAGGGGAAGAAAATCTACGTTGCCGTCTGGAAGCACGTGTGGGGTCCGGTGCAGGTGAGCGAATGGGTTCCAATCCCGAAGCCTCCACCAGGATGGGTCAAACATTGA